One window of Ammospiza nelsoni isolate bAmmNel1 chromosome 12, bAmmNel1.pri, whole genome shotgun sequence genomic DNA carries:
- the YWHAB gene encoding 14-3-3 protein beta/alpha yields the protein MDKSELVQKAKLAEQAERYDDMAAAMKAVTEQGHELSNEERNLLSVAYKNVVGARRSSWRVISSIEQKTERNEKKQQMGKEYREKIEAELQDICNDVLELLDKYLIVNATQPESKVFYLKMKGDYYRYLSEVASGDNKQTTVANSQQAYQEAFEISKKEMQPTHPIRLGLALNFSVFYYEILNSPEKACNLAKTAFDEAIAELDTLNEESYKDSTLIMQLLRDNLTLWTSENQGDEGDAGEGEN from the exons ATGGATAAAAGCGAGTTGGTACAGAAAGCCAAGCTGGCTGAGCAGGCCGAGCGTTACGATGACATGGCTGCTGCTATGAAGGCTGTCACTGAGCAGGGACATGAGCTGTCCAATGAAGAAAGGAATCTCCTCTCTGTGGCCTACAAGAACGTGGTCGGTGCCCGCCGCTCGTCCTGGCGTGTGATTTCCAGCATCgaacagaaaacagagaggaaCGAGAAGAAACAGCAGATGGGAAAAGAATATCGTGAGAAAATTGAGGCTGAATTGCAGGATATCTGCAATGATGTTCTG GAACTCCTGGATAAATACCTTATTGTCAATGCTACACAGCCAGAAAGCAAGGTCTTCTATTTGAAAATGAAAGGTGATTACTACAGATACCTCTCAGAGGTGGCATCTGGGGACAATAAGCAAA CAACGGTAGCAAACTCCCAGCAAGCTTATCAGGAGGCATTTGAAATTAGCAAGAAAGAGATGCAACCAACACACCCCATTCGACTCGGTTTGGCTCTAAATTTCTCTGTCTTCTACTATGAGATCCTAAATTCTCCTGAAAAAGCCTGTAATCTGGCAAAGACG GCGTTTGATGAAGCGATAGCAGAGCTGGACACGCTGAATGAAGAGTCCTACAAAGACAGCACCCTGATCATGCAGCTGCTTAGGGACAACCTCACT CTATGGACGTCGGAAAACCAGGGAGATGAaggggatgctggggagggagagaaCTAA